CAAGCAAGTGGGTCACTGGGATGTTTCCTGCTCCAGGACCATGGACAGAGTTCTGCCTCGGAAGCTGGGGCTTCTTAAAGGCCGGCTGCAAACTGGTCTGCAGGCGGAGTCATGAATCAGCAAATCATAGATAAGAtttaaaatttatttttttaaagtgtgatCTTTGTTGATAAGTTGTTCTCTGGAATAGTCAGTTTTACTGTTTAGTTCTGTTATTGGCGACTGGAGCTTGAGAGTTGATTCTAATCATCATGTCTTTGACCTCTATATGAATTCCGGTGAGTGACGTGACACTGGCCTCAAGTTCCTGTCATCACGTCTCTCTCTTCTTGGGACCGATAGAAAGGTTGaaaatgtttcctgtgttgATGTGCAGGACACAGatcaacatttaaaaccaaagagATCAGAGTAGAGGAGTTTGAATGGGAATGATAGTATACCAGTGATATTGGGCATTGTTTTAATGTTCCCCGATACTGTCTGTTGACATTAGaaaaataatgacaaaacaaTACTACCCATGGCCATGCCTCAAtatcaatgaaaataaatctgttggTTTTAAGCGGAGGTGAACaatttaaacttaatttaatgACAGGGTGCAGTCATTcaaatttgtgttattatgaaaGACTGTGTAAGTCATTAACTGTGTTGGATGactgaagtaaaagtataaCCATGCCTAATATTTAGTTATGTTATTATATTCACTGTAGTTTATATAGTAGaacaactttttctttttacatttttaagcaGTAGTTAATGCTCCTAGACTTGTTGACTTGCTGAAGTAGATTGCTGGcaatatttcattttgagtCCCACTCTCTAGCATTTCTAACCAggatataaacattttataaagtgattcaaacacattaaaactgAGCTGTatctaaaaaaacatatatctgCTTGCAACCACATTTTCATGTGTAATAAACCATTTATCTTTATATgctgtttataaatgtttaaaagggGAATTAAAGTAAAGTGTAACTAGAATGGGTTTCAGTTTCTAAATTGTGCAATCTCCGATGAATTACAGCAACATGTTTGATGATTTCAGTGGTGATAGAGAAGCAAGCTCTTATTTTGATGATATCAGTTGGCGAAATAATTCAAGTGACGGAGCATGCATATGTTCATGTATTGTGTAGAATATTAGTGGGTCATGTAATAAGGGACTCTAAGTCACCTTGTTATGACTCATCAAGAGGCAATAGTAAATTTCTCTAAAAATGACTCCTCTACATGCAGTAACAGTTGCTTTACATGAATCCTTTCTTCCGTACACTATCTGAACAGTTTGTGCATCTGTCCTTGCTCGGGCCTGTTTGGAAAAGATGGCTGTGGGGGGTCGCTCCATAAAAAGGAAAACCCGAAAGAGAAGTATGACAggagtaaaataaatgaaatgcgACGCGACGGAGCAGCGAAACCTACACAATGAAATTAGAGCCACATTAACACTTGCGTGTTCTCATGCAGTTATTTGATCGGACAAAACAAACGCTCACCGCCACATAATTTATCATTAGTCAATGAATCGTGTGCTGTTATTGTTTCCTTCAGCTCCAGCCCCTGTCTACCGCCTTCTCTTTGCATATTCAGGTGTGCTTGGACGGTATGTACAGTGCAAGCAGTCAGAGAGGAACACAGGGTGACAGGGCATTTTgcacctctctctttccccttgAGCAAAGTTACAAAATGCTGCATTCTTTCCACAGATCCCTGTGAAAACAGGGGCCGCGCTGCCTTTGAATACCTGGTGAACTTATTATTTTTGAGAGCCTTGAATTCCGGGACCATTCATCCATCTCTGAGCCCATCTCGTTTGAACTCAGAAATGTGTTTGCTTGACACACAATTGAATCACACAAGCCGCCTAAGaggatttattttcattcaaatgacTCTTTGCATACGGTTTCTTAACGTTGGTCACTGTATTTACAAAGTGCACTTTAGTAAAGCAAACAAAGAAGGCATTGTATTTGAGTGTGAGACAAAGAATGATAAGGGATGGAGAAAGTTCTTCATATAAAAGTCTGCGTTTATCTTTACAACCGAAAATGTTTAATTGATGAACAGATTCTGAAGAATGAAAGAGTTGAAGGTTGTGGTCATTCAGATTTAATATGCACACAATAAATGTTTGATACAGATTTAAAAGGTGTCTTAAGGAAATATAATTCCCACACGTCATTTTCATTTAGCATCCACACAGTCTCATATGTCTCCCATGCAGTAATACTTTTCTAAATTCTAAAATAGTAAATCTGTGAtctataaaacaataaatacaagaaGTATTTGATAATAGAATGTAATGCCCACTATGCATgtccttttccctctctttcttcagcGCTGCTGGTCTGTCTGCACAGCTCCTGTCGACCTGACAGTCCCACTCAAACAGGCACAGCACTCATGTCCTGATACAGTATTGGTATCCATCACGTCTGGTGTAAATGCTGCGACCTGCAGagctctgctgtgtttttccaGCGTCTGTTCCCCGGTGCAAACTGACGTCTCTGTGGCACTTTGGCCTTCCTGCATCAGACACGTCCGTCAGTGGCCCCTTCGCTCCCTCCTCTATCAAAGGAGTGACATGTGTTCAGGTGCTCgctgccctctttctctcctaCACTTGCTGCTcaacagcttcttttttttttagcgtTTAGTTTTCCGACTCTGAGACTCTGGAGATTCGCCTCTGGGTGACGGAGGAGTCTTCTTGGGCCTGCTGGCCAAAGCTCTGTGGGACGaaaaacatcaaaatgtaaaagaaattcTGAGAGTTCACGTTTCGCTGGTTAATTAAGTCAACAAATTGGTTAACACATAAATCTAGAAGACAACAAATTGGGTGATGAGCCATAAAACTTAAATCTCCCTCAGACTGGAACCATCTACTGCTCTCTCAGATCCTTAACCTCTTTACATCACTTTTAATTATctctttttattcatctttaaCAACCTGCTCTTGCATCTAGCTAATAATCGACCACTTCTATTCTGTGTATTAAGATTTTAAAAGTATTAATTCCTGATGTACAGGTGCATGTCCGTGTTAACATACATGGAAAACTTTACATGGGTATGTGTATAccttttgtgtgtatttactttATAGTCATTGTATATAACTTGTCATCACTGAGGAACTTGTTCATCTCAAGATGTTCATCCTACTCATAAACGTTTGAGTGATTCCCAACTCACCTGAGGATTAGGAGTGTGTTGCTGAGCAGACGTCGCTTCTCAGATTTAATTTCAGGGCTGCAAAAGAGTAAAACGTATGGTTAGGAAAGAGGGGCCTAAATTACTTTCAAGTCACTCTTATTACTTTATTGATATTGCCTTAGTTGAGGGACACCCCCACTGGCATGGGAGCACCTGACATAGTTACAGTTTTATTCTCAGTATCCTAAAAAAACTCTTATCTTTACAGGCTCACTATGTTGCAAGAAAACCAAACCCACACTCATTAGTAATCATCCCTGTGGAGGTTTAAACCCtaagtttcaagtttcaagtgtttattatcaaatgcacaacaataacattaagcaggcaatgaaatgcttgagtcacaggctctcttcttgcaatgctcaagtaattacaacccaaaaatgaaatagtataaaatagaatatcaaaaatttaaatagaaaataaaatatatatatatataaataatataagaCTTTTTTGAGGATCCCGCACATAAACATGCTTCTAGATGCACATCAGAGAAATGAGATGCTCCTCAGACTGCAccactcctcatcctcctcaaaGGGCATCAACACCTGGCTCTGCAAACACCTCTCAGCTCACATTGGCCTGTGACCGATGCTCTACAGCGTTTCTGTGGTTGTGCATGGAATGCTGCAGCCCCTGACTCACCTGTGACGGCAGAAGCTGGTACAGGATTGGTCGTCGGGTTTGGCACAGCTGCAGCGGCCAATGGACCTCCGGCGCCGGGATAGAGCGCTGCCCAGACCATAAACTGTCGTCTTACTGCAAAGAGAAGGAGCGACTCAGTATAAACAGAAAGTAGACTTTGGTCTTTGATACTTCATGCTCTTATATATAATGATAGTTTGTTTATCCTGCAGATACCGAGTTTAATGCACAGTAACCTTTGTGCTGTGACTTGAATTATTTTGCAACATGTGGCTGATTGTAAAAATGTACCTATATATgaatatatctgtgtgtttgtgtgtgtgtgttctcttgcTCACCTGGGCGTATTGACCCAGATAATATCCAGGTGGCAGAAGTAGTGGCACTCCGAGTCCAGCCGGCTGCTGCAGGCACAGCGCCTGGacctcactctttgtgttgggATCATATCGGCAGcctcctccttcagctgctcGTTTACAGGAAGACT
The DNA window shown above is from Platichthys flesus chromosome 11, fPlaFle2.1, whole genome shotgun sequence and carries:
- the LOC133965063 gene encoding endothelin-2, with product MSAHTSVLLFITLWASVQDGLSLPVNEQLKEEAADMIPTQRVRSRRCACSSRLDSECHYFCHLDIIWVNTPSKTTVYGLGSALSRRRRSIGRCSCAKPDDQSCTSFCRHSPEIKSEKRRLLSNTLLILRALASRPKKTPPSPRGESPESQSRKTKR